A genomic stretch from Deltaproteobacteria bacterium includes:
- a CDS encoding sigma 54-interacting transcriptional regulator translates to MPKGIRKLLDDIDEVLLLAFIDNPYECPILIDEKGIIRYMSRYNSKVYGMRPEEAVGKHIKEVVKTSRLDTVLRTGKAEIGKEFYVGGRKRIIARLPLRDAEGRVVGGVAKLMFHHAEKISELYHRMEILEEHLKYYQSEIASLKRVAYGMGRLIGESKPMREVKKLVLQAAASDASVLITGESGTGKELLAETIHQKSNRAAGPLIKVNCAAIPHDLIESELFGYEGGSFTGARERGKPGKFELANGGTIFLDEIGDMPLRMQAKLLRVIQEYEIERIGGTKPVKLDFRVIAATNRDIEKMIKNGSFRIDLYYRINVFEINAPSLRDMVEDIPRIAYHFLSIYREKRPQSPKRISDEAMELLKRYSWPGNVRELRNIIERAMTVAEGNEITVKDLPKRIREFYREGYDNMHVTGPLREMLMDAERRIICEALRMADGNKSKAARILGIHRTGLYQKMKRYGLSV, encoded by the coding sequence ATGCCTAAGGGTATCAGAAAACTGTTAGATGATATTGATGAAGTATTGTTACTGGCTTTTATCGACAACCCTTATGAATGTCCCATTCTGATCGATGAAAAGGGCATCATCCGTTACATGAGTCGTTACAATAGCAAGGTTTATGGGATGAGACCGGAGGAGGCCGTGGGGAAGCACATCAAGGAGGTGGTCAAGACCTCTCGCCTGGATACCGTGCTAAGGACGGGAAAGGCCGAGATCGGCAAGGAGTTTTACGTGGGGGGGCGAAAGCGGATCATTGCCAGGCTACCCCTGAGGGACGCTGAGGGCCGGGTAGTCGGCGGCGTGGCCAAACTCATGTTTCACCACGCGGAAAAGATTTCCGAACTGTATCATCGTATGGAGATTCTTGAAGAGCATCTCAAATACTATCAGAGCGAGATCGCATCCCTGAAGCGGGTCGCCTATGGAATGGGGCGGCTTATCGGCGAGTCCAAACCCATGCGTGAGGTAAAGAAGTTGGTGCTTCAGGCCGCCGCGAGTGATGCCTCGGTTTTGATTACAGGGGAATCCGGTACGGGCAAGGAACTTCTCGCCGAAACAATCCACCAGAAAAGCAATAGGGCCGCGGGGCCTCTCATCAAGGTGAACTGTGCGGCCATCCCCCATGATCTTATCGAAAGTGAACTCTTCGGCTATGAAGGCGGTTCATTTACCGGCGCCCGGGAGCGCGGCAAGCCCGGAAAATTCGAACTGGCCAACGGGGGAACGATTTTCCTGGACGAGATCGGGGACATGCCCCTCCGGATGCAGGCCAAACTCCTGCGGGTGATTCAGGAATACGAGATCGAGCGGATAGGGGGGACGAAGCCGGTCAAGCTCGATTTCCGTGTCATTGCCGCAACGAACCGGGATATCGAAAAGATGATCAAAAACGGGAGCTTTCGCATTGATCTTTACTACCGGATCAACGTTTTTGAAATTAATGCCCCCAGCCTCCGAGACATGGTGGAGGACATTCCGAGAATTGCTTATCATTTCCTGTCCATTTACAGAGAAAAGCGGCCTCAATCTCCCAAGCGCATATCGGACGAGGCGATGGAACTACTCAAGCGTTACAGTTGGCCCGGAAATGTGAGGGAGCTGAGAAACATTATAGAAAGAGCCATGACCGTTGCCGAAGGAAATGAAATTACCGTTAAGGATCTGCCCAAGCGGATACGGGAGTTTTATCGGGAGGGCTACGATAATATGCATGTCACGGGGCCTCTGCGTGAAATGCTCATGGATGCCGAACGGCGTATTATTTGCGAGGCCTTGCGGATGGCGGACGGGAACAAGAGCAAGGCGGCCCGGATCCTGGGGATTCACAGGACCGGCCTGTACCAGAAAATGAAACGATACGGTCTGAGTGTATAA
- a CDS encoding 3-hydroxyacyl-CoA dehydrogenase family protein has translation MEIKKIFVVGSGLMGAGITQVCAQAGYGVTMMDVEEEIIQKGLKNIQWSVSKLVEKKKVAGTCEEIMGRITWDTRLEAAADADFVFEAVFEDLELKSRVFSELDRICAPGTIFGTNTSAIPITEIAEATGRPDKVVGTHFFSPVPMMRVVEVIKGLKTSEQTLKTATELCESLGKEVIRVNKDVAGFALNRFNAPATVEAIRLVELGVVSVEDLDKGARLGFGRPMGPFETGDMAGLDVGLNAISAMYQETGDPKFKPPMLLQRKVKAGQLGRKTGIGWYRYDENGKKIGPAD, from the coding sequence ATGGAAATTAAAAAGATCTTTGTTGTTGGAAGCGGCTTAATGGGAGCAGGGATTACGCAGGTCTGTGCCCAGGCCGGCTATGGGGTCACTATGATGGATGTCGAGGAGGAGATCATCCAGAAGGGGCTGAAGAACATTCAGTGGTCCGTCTCCAAGCTGGTGGAGAAGAAAAAGGTTGCAGGGACATGCGAGGAAATAATGGGAAGGATTACGTGGGATACCAGGCTGGAAGCTGCCGCCGATGCAGATTTTGTGTTTGAGGCCGTGTTCGAGGATTTGGAGCTCAAGAGCCGGGTGTTTTCGGAACTGGACAGGATCTGTGCTCCCGGAACCATTTTCGGCACCAACACGTCCGCCATACCCATCACCGAAATCGCAGAGGCGACCGGGAGGCCGGACAAGGTCGTGGGCACGCATTTTTTCAGCCCGGTTCCCATGATGAGGGTGGTGGAAGTCATCAAGGGCCTAAAGACCTCCGAGCAAACCCTGAAGACAGCCACCGAACTGTGCGAAAGCCTGGGAAAGGAGGTCATCAGGGTGAACAAGGATGTCGCGGGCTTTGCTCTGAACCGGTTCAATGCGCCTGCCACGGTTGAGGCCATCCGCCTGGTAGAATTGGGCGTGGTATCGGTGGAAGACCTGGACAAGGGCGCGAGACTCGGATTCGGGAGGCCGATGGGCCCGTTTGAAACGGGAGACATGGCAGGGCTGGACGTGGGACTGAACGCCATTTCAGCCATGTACCAGGAGACGGGAGATCCCAAGTTCAAACCCCCCATGCTTCTTCAGCGCAAGGTCAAGGCTGGGCAGCTCGGAAGAAAGACGGGTATCGGTTGGTACCGGTATGACGAAAACGGAAAGAAGATCGGACCCGCGGATTGA
- a CDS encoding enoyl-CoA hydratase/isomerase family protein — MSRKYVSCTIEDRIAVVTIDNPPMNALSDAAREELDEVFEELDENIENAMAVILTGAGEKAFVAGADIKVFPTLNPEIARRRLKRGKALLLKIENFDRPVICAINGFCLGLGLELAMCCDIRIAAEHAKLGQPEINVGVIPGAGGTQRLARLVGEGIAKELIYTGRFIDAQEAQRIGLVNKVVPGNELRREAMEMAEGIAGKPPLAVRAAKEAIHQGLSMALDQGLEIEIDRWSYLCGTEDQKEGAAAFIEKRKPVFKGR; from the coding sequence ATGTCCAGGAAATACGTGAGCTGCACGATTGAAGACAGGATTGCCGTTGTAACCATCGACAACCCTCCCATGAATGCGCTCTCCGATGCGGCCCGCGAAGAACTCGATGAGGTTTTCGAAGAGCTGGATGAGAATATCGAGAATGCCATGGCCGTTATTCTCACGGGCGCCGGCGAGAAGGCCTTTGTGGCAGGTGCCGATATCAAGGTTTTTCCAACCCTCAACCCCGAAATCGCAAGGAGGCGGTTGAAACGGGGGAAGGCCTTGTTGCTCAAGATCGAAAACTTCGACAGGCCCGTTATCTGCGCCATCAACGGCTTCTGCCTCGGCCTCGGCCTTGAGCTGGCCATGTGCTGCGATATCCGCATTGCCGCGGAGCATGCCAAGCTGGGGCAGCCGGAAATCAATGTGGGCGTCATCCCGGGTGCCGGGGGAACCCAGAGACTGGCCAGACTCGTGGGTGAAGGGATTGCAAAGGAGTTAATTTACACGGGTCGGTTCATTGATGCACAGGAGGCACAGCGGATCGGATTGGTGAACAAGGTGGTTCCGGGGAACGAACTGAGGCGCGAGGCTATGGAGATGGCCGAAGGCATTGCTGGCAAGCCTCCCCTAGCTGTCAGAGCCGCCAAGGAAGCGATCCATCAGGGGCTGAGTATGGCCCTGGATCAAGGGCTTGAGATCGAAATTGATCGCTGGAGCTACCTGTGCGGTACGGAAGATCAAAAGGAAGGGGCAGCGGCCTTTATTGAGAAACGCAAGCCTGTTTTCAAGGGAAGATAG
- a CDS encoding FAD-binding oxidoreductase — MTASLRESLAAIVGEKYVSEQEYVRKSYTRGPSWGRGEAPAIVVKPCKTEEVSEIVKLANQHSVPIIPRGGGASTALGGFPKSERVSDSILVDLTRMNRFLYLDEENMVAAAEAGIVLSDLSTIIAERGYHMHTVDIPQYIDTLGGVLSGFNGGGEPSDLAVVGELGNFILGLEVVLPNGDIITTGAGPGTNQHTEHMVDRTPGSPNITGMFLGDAGVFGIKTRVYFRVFPKQGEFTYGAFQFESFEEMWAVFSKLMRVNPYLYTRMVGILPVWEKKWTIFYVIRGAKEEIAFRKAWLETLCREGGGEEISNTLARDIIMTFSGRQLGKYYASRGKFKYFEHILRKSDAPDFLRKQEGFIKEKMSAAGLDIYVTDSVKYIVPKERHSVVMGHLYFMDEGKMNEKEKEAFEQIGYEEVDHLLEYGGFVEGAQGNLTRKSASVWQPEYHRFVKAIKSALDPNNILNPGLWRL, encoded by the coding sequence ATGACAGCATCACTCAGGGAATCTCTCGCGGCCATTGTGGGGGAGAAATACGTTAGCGAGCAGGAATACGTGAGGAAATCCTATACAAGGGGCCCGAGCTGGGGAAGAGGCGAGGCCCCAGCCATTGTGGTGAAGCCGTGCAAAACGGAAGAAGTGTCGGAGATCGTAAAGCTCGCCAACCAGCACAGCGTGCCCATCATCCCGCGCGGAGGCGGAGCCAGTACGGCGCTCGGCGGATTTCCGAAAAGCGAACGCGTTTCGGACAGTATCCTGGTGGATCTGACGCGCATGAACCGCTTCCTGTACCTGGATGAAGAAAACATGGTCGCCGCCGCAGAGGCGGGGATCGTCCTGAGCGATCTCTCCACCATCATTGCCGAAAGGGGTTACCACATGCACACCGTGGATATCCCCCAATACATCGATACCTTAGGCGGCGTCTTAAGCGGATTCAACGGCGGCGGAGAACCATCGGATCTCGCCGTGGTCGGGGAACTGGGCAATTTTATTCTTGGACTGGAAGTGGTTCTCCCCAATGGCGATATCATCACGACCGGCGCCGGACCCGGGACCAACCAGCATACAGAACATATGGTGGACAGGACGCCCGGATCTCCCAATATCACGGGGATGTTCCTGGGCGACGCTGGTGTCTTCGGGATCAAGACGCGGGTGTATTTCCGGGTTTTTCCTAAACAGGGCGAGTTCACTTACGGCGCATTTCAATTTGAGAGCTTTGAGGAGATGTGGGCGGTCTTCTCGAAGTTGATGCGAGTCAATCCCTATCTCTATACGAGGATGGTGGGCATCCTGCCCGTCTGGGAGAAGAAATGGACCATCTTCTACGTGATACGGGGGGCAAAAGAAGAAATTGCATTCAGGAAAGCCTGGCTCGAGACCCTGTGCCGGGAGGGCGGGGGTGAGGAGATATCCAACACGCTGGCCAGGGATATCATCATGACGTTTTCGGGGCGGCAGTTGGGCAAGTACTATGCCAGCCGGGGTAAGTTCAAGTATTTCGAACACATCTTGAGAAAGAGTGACGCGCCTGATTTCTTGCGGAAACAGGAAGGATTCATCAAGGAAAAGATGAGCGCCGCAGGACTGGACATATATGTCACAGACAGCGTCAAGTATATCGTCCCAAAGGAGCGTCACAGTGTAGTCATGGGGCATCTCTACTTCATGGACGAGGGCAAGATGAACGAAAAGGAGAAGGAAGCATTCGAACAGATCGGTTACGAGGAAGTAGATCATCTGCTGGAATACGGGGGATTTGTAGAGGGCGCTCAGGGAAACCTGACGCGGAAAAGCGCAAGCGTGTGGCAGCCGGAGTACCATCGTTTCGTGAAGGCTATCAAGAGCGCCCTTGATCCCAACAACATACTGAATCCTGGATTGTGGAGACTGTGA